Below is a genomic region from Bacillus mycoides.
GCCAACCTAACATCATATATTATTTTAAATAATCGTATAATAGGGAGGCGTATAAATGATTATGAAACGTTTAGTAATGATGTGCTATATCGTCATCTTGTTTACTCCTTTCTCTTTCATTTCCCCTCACTCTACTTATGCTGAAGTAAATACTACTTACAAAAAACATGAATTACGCGCTGTATGGATAGCATCTGTTCTCAATATTGATTGGCCTTCAAAAACTGGCTTACCTATTGAAAAGCAGAAACAAGAATTTATAAGACTATTAGACGATGTAAAAAACACTGGTATGAATGCAGTCGTTGTACAAATTAAACCGACTGCTGATGCTTTCTATCCTTCAAATTACGGTCCTTGGTCTGAATACATTACGGGTACACAAGGAAAAGGGTTCTGGTGCAAAAATAAAACAAAAGAGAATAAAGCACATATATTCCTAACGGAATCGTATCTTATATTACAAGTCCAAACAATTGATGGATAAATTCTTTTTGATTTTGGACAGACTGGTCCTGCAAATCAATTTGTTCTTTTTTGAGCATATGCATGGCTTCAACACCACTCAATATAGCGGCTGATGTTTTGTATGATTTAAATCCCAACATAGAACGGATTCGCTTTTTTATATAGCGATGATCTTGTTCTACTATGTTATTCAAGTACTTTTGTTGTCTAAGTTGCATACCATCAGGTATGCTTTTTTCTTTTTTCAACTGTTCGATAGCAATTGGATAAGCAGGATTCTTATCGACTGTTATAACACGAGGCTTTGAAACATGAAAAGACTGCAAAGCTTTCTTGAAAAAGCGCTTTGCAGCCTTATGATTTCTAGATTTACTCAAATAAAAGTCAATCGTGTTTCCTTCAGAATCAACGGCACGATATAAATACATCCATTGTCCTTTTATTTTTATGTATGTTTCGTCCACTCTCCATGAGTTATTCATTTGTTTGAGATGACGCCGAATTCATGCTACCGGTAAAATGATATGTGTCGTCAAGAACAAGACGCTAAACATCTGAACACGAACCTGTACGGTATGGTGATAGTACCGTAGCTCCCGAACCTATACGGTCTGTCGTGAGAGTGGTGATGACACACCGCAACCTTGCACGTCAGCGATACCAGAAATGGACTTCTCCTTTGGTAGCAATAACACCACTGATGTTAGTCAGCTTGCCCCTTTAGGGGTGGGAGTGTCAAATAATTCAAACATCATATAGAACCAAGTTTATTTTACTACTTGAACAGATACTGGTTTCCAGCCCTGATTCTCTACCCAATCAATATCAACCTTATATTTTTTATTACTTTGCTTATCTCGTACATTACCGTAGGCTTTATTTTCACCATTATTTCCAATAAAATCAAAAATCAATTGACCCTCTGGAACATCAACAGCATAAGAAATTGCTTTTTTCATCTCATTCCAATCTACTGTTCCTTCTTTAAATTGCATTGCAGGTTTTGCTCCTTGCTCTGTACCAATTGCCTTCCAAGAAGAATTAGTTTGAGAACCCTTTTCTTGAGATGCCGTTTTTTCTCCCTCTTTATTTTCATTTTCGCTCGTTTTTACCGATTTTTCTGCTTTTTGTTTCTCTTCTAACAGTGCTGCTTCTCTCTCTTCACGTTTCTTCTCTTCTAACAGTGCTGCTTCTCTCTCCTCACGTTCCTTCTCTTCTAACTGCGCTGCTTCTTTCTCTTCACGTTTCTTCTCTTCTAACTGCGCTGCTTCTTTCTCTTTATGTTTCTTCTCTTCTATCTTTGTTGCTTTCTTTTCTTGAGCAATTGCTTTCTTTGATGTATCAGAAGGGGAAAACAACTGGTATGTCACTATACCAACTGTCACTAATACCAAAGTAAATGCAATATTAAAAATCACCTTTTTACGACGATTTTGTTGTTTTTCTTGAAACCTGCTTCCTTGTCCCATTTTTTAAACCTCCGAGTTTATTTTCTCTTCTAATCTTTATGCATTATCCTTATAATTCTTAATATTTTCATTAAACAATGGAAATGAATTACAATTCCCATACAAGATTTCATATCATAATAAAATTTGTGTTGTTTCAAGCATCTGACATATGTTATTCAAAAATATTTTAATACATTAAAAATTGATAAGCATCTGTTCGTAAGAAACCTTCAATTTTATTCAAAGGTGATTCCAATTACGTCCACATTAGATCTCCTGTAGAAATCTTTTTAACAATTAAGCCCCTTCTTCCCTTATTTATAATTTTCAAATTAAACTGCCCTCTATGGTACAATAAAGATGTGTTGTTTTCTACTGGGGTATGTCGTAAAATCAAAAGGGATTTTATCTCTTTTACCTTTTTTTCAGAGTAACTTTCACCACTAGGAGACTCTATTATTCCTAATGTAATCTTTAATTCGCTTTCATCAAAAATCCAATCTTTATTAAGTTCCCTTATCTTTTGTATAAAGCTTCTTTTGGTTTTTCCTATATAGATCAATGTTTCATTCTTAGCATATACTCTAGAGATTGCAAATATTCCCTTCTTAAAAGCTTCTTCTCTATTATAAAAATCATTTAAACTATACATTCCATACCATTTAATATGTACTGTTTCTATTAACCTCACCTCATTTTTATGATAATATTATAATTTCTGAATGTTCGAATTATTATGGATACATAGCCTTGATTACTTGAATTATAAATAGTGCTTTTCAATAATACATTTTATTATTGAATGGCTGCAAAAAAACATGGGAATTTAATTCAAGCCCTATATCAAAATGAAAATAAAAAACACCTGTGATATACACAAAGTGATTTTCTCTTGTCAATTTATCTATTTTCTTTTTATAACTCAAACTCCTTCGAATCGTACTTTTCTAGAGTTTGCTGCAATTCATTTTTTTCATATGGAATATGTTTATCTGTCTGTACATCTTCAACATTTTCTCCACCTGCTAATAATCTCCTGTACTTAAAAGAGTGCCCTGTTAATAATAGTGTAATTATGTTTGTATGGCCCTCCTTTTGTTTGATTACTTGTATCATAAAACAAGTATCTGAAGTTGATATGTAGTCTACTTTACTGATAAAAATAACAAATAAAAAAGGAAACCTGCATGTTCGTTATAGTGATTTTCATGTTATATATACTCATATAGATTTATTAATATGCAATATTACATATTAGGTTCCTCTATCTTCATGATATTGATGTATTTATAATACTTATATCTTCATATTTAGAAAGGAATAAAAAATGAAAAAAATCACATCAACACTATGTATAGCTGGAATGACTTTAACTATTTTAGGAGTAGCTCCTCAAAGTAGTTATGCTCATCTCGATCAAATTGATTTAACTGACAATGATCCTATTACCGCTCGATGGTCTGCAGAAGCTCCGTATCATTCTGATAAAAGTACACATTTATGGATTGCAAAACAAGCTATTGAAATTATGAAAACAGAATCTAATGTTGAAGCGAATAAGCAGGCTGTGGACTTTTTAAATTATCCGCAATATAAAGATCTGTTTTCTAAAGGATTATATGATGCAGATTATAATGCAGAGTTTAACGATGGCGGAACAGGAATAGGCGGTGTTTTTAAAGGCGGATGGAAATCTCATTTTTATGATCCTGATACTAAAGAAAATTATAGAGGAGAAACAAATCCAACGGCTCTTACACAAGGCAAGAAATACTTTTATGAATCTGGAGAACATTTACGAAATAAAGACTATGAAAAAGCTTTCTATTACTTAGGAGTAGCCACGCACTACTTTACAGATGCTACCCAACCTATGCATGCAGCAAATTTTACCGCAATTGATACGAGAGCTATAAAATATCATAGCTACTTTGAAAATTATGTTACAACCATTCAAAATCAATTTGCAGTCAATACTGGAGGGAATTATAACGACTCTCTATCCACACCTGAAGAATGGATTGATTATGCAGCCCGAGTAGCTAAACCTGAAATCCAAAATATTACTAATGATAAAACATTTAAGTATTATAATAGTGGTAAGGCGCAATTGTGGCAAGAAATGGTTACCCCAGCTGTGCAGCGAAGCTTAGGAGAAGCTCAGCGCAATACAGCAGGTTTCTTAAATCTTTGGTTTAAAACTTTTACTGAAAATGTGAAAGCTCCAAGTATAGAGACCGCATTAATCTATGATATAGAAGGAAATGTCATAGAAGCAGGGAAAAACTATTATATCGTACCAAGTGAATCTCCTTATCAAGGTCTAACATTTGAATGGTATGTAGCAAATCGTTACGATTATGTTTTACTTGCAAATAATAAGGACAATGCTTTATCTGGTACACCTATAGAATTTGAATTCTACAAAGAAAATGATGCAAAGCTACACCACGGGGAAAGTATATATCTTCGCATGAAGCACTCAAATTACGATCAATTTCAATATTTAAATTGGTCTAATTATTCTAGTTGGATTCACCTTGCTCAAAAGTCTGATAGTTTAGCTGACTTTAAAATTCAAATTAACCCGGATAAACCTACAGAATATAATATTTTTACAGATGACTATCCATTAAATTATAAGAATATAAATGCAGAGAAAAGTTGGATTGTACTAGGGGGAAAAACACAAAAACCTAGCTCATGGAAGTTTGTACCTTTCAGATAACCTAAACACACTCGTTCCTAATCAGAACGAGTGTGTTTTTTGTTTTGAGGTATTTGCTTTTCTTAAGTTCGTGGATGTAGGATCACCATACATGTCCATCAACTTAGGGGAAACAATCTTGTTCAATCCGATGGTAAATAAGGATCAAGGTTTAAGAATTAGCTAATAATTGTTGAAGTCTATTGTACGTTGAAAAGGCGGAGTCTCTTTGAAGACTTCGCCGTTGTTTATATAGGGCATGAATGGTCTCGATACCTTTTATCGTACGTGAAGCATGACGAAGATTTTGAAATCCTACCGATTTAGCAAAACGTCTCTTGACATGCCTATGATCCTGGTCAATAAGATGGCTAAAATTTTTGATTCTACAATGGAGTGTAGTTTGATAAACCGAGAGACCCTTTAGAATAGAAATCACTTTTGACACAAAACAATGATTTTATATGGTGTAGTTTGAGCTGGTATACTCATTGTTGTAAAACTATAAATAGCTATTAAATTTCGATTTACAAGATTACCTGTAAAGAATTGACCATTTGTTAATAAAATTTGAGTAGAAGGAGAAATATTTAATTTTAATTTTCCATCACTACTCTCCAACTGTTCATTAAAATAGTCTACTTTTACATTTTGATGCGGTGTATATTTTGCCATAACAGTCGCTTGAAATTGTGGTGGGAGAATAAGAGGAGCAGGAGCGTTGGCATCGTAAAACCCAGTTACTTTATCTCCTACTACTACCGTTGCATAGTCGATAAAATACGTATTTGGTTTCACTACAAAATTTATTAGATTCCCATAACCATTATCTACGGACATTAATTTATTACATCCTATATCTTCGTTTGACCCTGTTACAAAATCGTTAATCATAGTTATTGTACCATCAAATGATTGAAATTTTTTCATTCAAATACCTCTTTTGTTTATATAATTAAACCTCTATCGTTACTCTATAATTTTTAAAAACGATGTAAATGAAATAATCCTTCTCGTATCAATTCCAAAAATAACCCAAAACCTACCGTTCCATCTAAAACCAGCAACAGACCTTGGTCCTACAAAAATTGGGAAATACCAAAATTGTTCACCATTACTAAGCCATATATAAGTATTTCGAAATAAACATAATGAAATTGCTCCTGGATCAACAGCAAATGGTGAAGCTGTTGATTGTTGAGGAATAAATGATGGGGGGGGAGATGTTGGAGCTTGTGAGCTTTGCTGTCCTGGAAAACTTGGTACACCCGGAAAGCCTGGTACACCCGGAAAACCTGGCATTCCAGGTATACCTGGAATCTGAGGACCAGAGAATTGACGATCGAAGTATTGATCATAATTTATATAAGGATAATATATTGACTCATTATACATTTAAAAACCACCTCTTTATTTTTAAAACCCTCTAAATTATTAATATGTAATGTGGTTCGTATAGGAAGCTTATTCACTTCCTATACGAACCATATTTTAAACAGGAAAGTATACCAATACCCTTTGTTTTTCGGTATGGGGTAAAGGATTCTGGTGCAAAAACTTAAGGACAATTGCAATGAATCTATAAATCTTGGACATACTGTTACTATTACTTTAGAAAGGGTGTGTGATTGGTATGGAAAAGGAAAATGTATTCAAATGGAAGCATTATCAGCCTGATATTATTTTGTTAACGGTAAGATGGTACCTACGGTACAACCTTAGTTTTCGTGATTTGGTGGAAATGCTAGAAGAACGGGGTTTATCCATTTCTCATACAACGATTATGCGTTGGGTTCATCAGTATGGTCCGGAATTGGACAAACGAATCCGTCGTCACCTTAAACAAACAAATGACTCTTGGAGAGTCGATGAAACATATATCAAAGTAAAAGGTCAATGGATGTATTTGTACCGTGCTGTTGATTCGAAAGGAAACACAATTGATTTTTCCCTAAACAAAACAAGAGACCAGAAGGCTGCAAAGCGCTTTTTCAAGAAAGCTTTGCGGTCTTTTCATGTTTCAAAACCACGTGTTATAACAGTCGATAAGAACCCGGCTTATCCTATAGCAATTGAACAGTTGAAAAAAGAAAAAAGCATACCTGATGGTATGCAACTTAGACAACAAAAGTACTTGAATAACATAGTAGAACAAGATCATCGCTTTATAAAGAAGCGAGTTCGTTCTATGCTAGGGTTAAAATATTTTGAAACAGCTACATCTATTCTTTCGGGAGTAGAAGCCATGCATATGATAAAAAAAGAACAGGTTGATTTACGGGACCAGTCTATTCAAAATCAGAAAGAATTCATCCATCAATTGTTTGGACTTGCAGCATAAAATACGATTCCGTTAGGAATTTATGCACTTTATTATCTTTTATTCTATTTTTGCACCAGAACCAATTTACTTACTACTGTAAGGAAGACACAATGGGCAGAAATTTTTGTGGATAAAACAGCTTTATCTGAGGAGACTTATACGTATGTGGTGACAGCTTTAGATCGACTTCATAATGAGAGTATTTCTTCTAGTAAAGCAACTATTAAAGCAAAATAATAATAGAATCCCTTATATTAAAAAAACCGCCTTAAAGCCGAAACATTCAACTTTTAAGGCGGTTTTTTCTATTTGTTCTTAAACTTCTCTGTCGCTGCTCTCATCTTCACATTCAAATCATGATCAATGGAGTCACGAATATCACGCTCTACTACTTCCATTTCCTTTTGGAAATTTTGCAAGTATATTTTTAGTTCTTCTTCTTTTTCAGGACGTTGTGATGGTGGTAATTGTACCACTAATGATAACATCGCTGTTAAATCTTTCATTAAGAACGTTTCAAGTTTATGTTGTTGTTCAAACATGCGTTGTTCTTGATAGTACGGAAGTGCATTTAATACTGAAATTGTAATGTCATCAACCGTTCTTTGTAGTGAAGGATTAATCGAGCGTTTATATGCTTGAATTGTATTTAATGCATCTGGATATCGATCATAGAAATACAATTTATAAAACGATAAGTCTGTCGGTTTAACAGTTTGCTGTGATTCTTGTCTCAAGAAATCTTTCACTTTCATTGTTGCAATATCAATATCTTCATTCGTAAGCTTTTTCGTTGTTTTTGCCATCACATGCACTTTTTTCTGCTTTTCTTTCGGTAACATTGAGAAAACTTGCTCTCTCGTACGTTGGCCCGATGAACAGAAAAGTGTATTTAATGTATTTTGTTCTTTTTTCCCTTCTGTACGAATCCAGCGATAAAAGAGTGGGTGCTGCGTAAATTCTTGTAAAAACGGTGTTGATTTGTTCGATAATTTTTCAATAGAATCTTGCGCTCTCTTATATGGTTTCGTCCATGAAAAATAAAGTTTACGTCCGAAGTATACAACTAAAACAACGACAGTAAATGCGATTAAAAGTAATGACCCTAATAGTAATAATACTCCTTGAATGAAACTCATTTTTTCACCTCCTCAAATAATCTGTTATTTCCTTGGACGCTGAATGAGTTTCTGCTTCATCTCATCATTAAATGTGTCAAGTTCAATTACAAATTTCTTACTAGACTCAATAATACGTTCTGACGATTTCTCAGATGCTTCAATAGCGGCAAATACATTTTGGAATGATTCACGTAATTTATCCATGCTAATTGCAGGATTTTCAAGGAGTTTTGTTGTTTCTTCTGTATTTTGTTTTAATGCTTGTGAATTGCTTAATACCATTGATTCAATCGCTTCATTTGTCGCATTAACAGCATCAATTGTTTTACGTTGATTTGTTAATGCGAGCTGAATTGCAGCTGAAACCGTTATAACGTTTTGCGTCATCGTAATTGCATTACGAATTGCCTCTGATAGCTTTTCATTATTTTTCTTAATGATGTCTACAGATGCGATAGATTGTAATAATACACTTTTCGCTTGTTGCATATTACGAGTACGCACAAGTATCTTTTCTAATGCATCATTTATTAACGGAATATCCCTTTGACGTTCTGGATTTTGTTTCTCAGCTTCAAGCATACCAGCAAGTTTTCTTCCTAAGTATACTTGTTTATCAAGAGCGTGAATTTTATCGTGTGATTGCTCTTTTAACATTTCAAGACCAACCGTATCCTCTTGCAAGTTATCACGGCCAATGAGAAGTGATCTTATAATCTCCTCGATTTGCTTATCTATAGATTGATATTTATGCACGTAATTTTCAAGCGGATTTTTCTTAAACACTTTAAACATAAGTTTCTTCATACCAGTTGCTTTTAATGAGTTTGGATCAAGTTCTGATACCACTTTTCGTAATTCTAACAATGTATTTGGAATTTCTTCATTCTTTCCATTCATCATCGCTGTCACAGGACGTTTTAAAGCTGATAGCGTTTGTCCTGCCGCCTGCTGCTCTTTATCCCCTAAGTCTCCTAGCTGCGACAATACTTTTGATAAATCTGTATTTTGCTCGCTATTTAACTTTTGTACATAAAGATCTGCTTCTTTATTCAGTTCTTCAAGCTCTGCATCTTTTATTACTGTATCCACTACTACTTCTACATTATTATCTTTCACAATCGATACAGGTTCTTTTTTCTCGAGTTCAGTCAACAAAATCGCTCCTTTATTTATATGTGCGAATTTATGTGCACTATATTTCATCTAATATATCGTATTTCATATACATTTTTGCTTGCTTGAAATCGATTTTTCAAGAAATACCTGCTTATGCAGTCATTCCCTGTTTCATAGTATAAGTATACCTGTTCTCGTCATTATTTTCCTCAGACTTAAGACCTAGAGAACAACATGCTGAAGACGGATTCTTCACAGCTTACCTTACTTATCACCACTGACTATTAATTTGAAATTCCATTTAGTTACCTTCTTAAATTCATACAATGCTCTATCTTTTGACATATACTATCTTTCAATGTGATAATTATATTAGGTCCACTTCTAATTATTCTTCCGCGCAACAAATGCTCCCTTTTGAAAAGCTAATAACACGGTTTCAAACGTAACGTCTTCTTCAATCATCTTTATAAATCCAGCTAATTCCCCCGCATGAGAAGTTGCATTATCAATTACAAGAAAACCTTTTGGCTCTAAAATGCGTTTTATATGTTCCCACCACCACATGTATTGCGTGCGCTCTGAATCTAGGAAAATAAAATCAAATGAACGATCTACTTGCGAATCTAAAAATGCCCCAGCCTCTTGATTATGAATATCGATTCTCTGTGTAAGATTTGCCCTTTCAAAATTCCCAAGTGCCTCTCCAACCCGTTCTGAAGAAAGTTCTACAGTTATAACATTTCCATTTGTTTCTTCTACCGCATTTGCTAGCCACAATGTAGAATAGCCATTTGAAGTTCCAATTTCTAAAATTTTTTTTGCATTGCACCCCTTTACTAATACTGATAAAAACTGCCCCATTTCACGAGAAATATTGCTTAATTTTTCTTCTCTTTTTTCTTTATGTCGATCATGCTCTTCTCCATATTGTTCAAGTTGCAATAATAATGAATCTAGAGTATTCATTTTCTCCATCGCCTTTCCAAGCAATATGATGAAAAAGTACATGATGCCCGTCTACTTTTCATTATATGCGAAATGCACACCTTTTTCCTGTTATACGACAAAGAATTAAAATTTTTTATAGCATATTGTTTCGTTTTTTGGTAAAGTTAATTTCTACGTGCAATTATTTAATTCACATTATTTTACAATCAGTTTTCAATTATAAGATAATCTAAACCCCATTTAAATGAATCGGTATTTCTAATTCAACTAAGCGCCCTTTTCGGACGCATTTTCTTTTGTTTATATATTTCTGTAAGAAAGGATGCTTACACATGAACGTGATTAACTTAGATGCTGCTAGAAGACGTAAACAGCATAAAAAACTAATGATAACTATACCGATTATTAAACGCATTTATGAAGAAGACGGGGAAATTAAATTCGAGGTAGCCGGCGAAAAAGATGTACCTCTTGAAATGTTAGAAAAATAAAAAAAAGACGCACTTCTAAAGAAATGCGTCTTTTTTTATACTGTTACATTTAAGTGCATAAGTTTTTCAGGATTAACCATCATATAAATGTTTGAGATTTTCTCATTCTCAAATGTAAATGAAAGCACATAAGTCACTTTATTATTTACATTAACAATAACGCCTGGGGCACCATTTACCATCTTAAAATCAACAACGTATTCTACCGGGGACTTCTTCCCAATTCCAAAGAATAAACTTATAATTCTATCTGCAGAATAAATTGGATGAATTGCAGTTGTAACTTTACCACCACCATCAGCTTTCAATATCGCATCTGTTTTTAATACTTCTAACATGCCTTGCGCATCCCCACACTGCAATGATGATACAAATTTCTCCACGTAAGCAGCCATCTTCTTCGTACTTAATGTTGACTGCTTCGGCTTATCCAAAATACTTTTTCGTGCACGTTGAAAGATTTTTCGGCAGTTCACACTACTCTTTTCTACAATCGAAGCGATTTCTTCGTAGTCATAACTAAAAACCTCTCTTAATATGAAAACAACCCTCTCTACCTCAGTCAGTTGTTGTAAAAGTAATAAATATGCCGTAGAAATTGATTCTTTCATTACAAATGACTCTGATGGATCATCAATCTCTTCCACAAATGGCTCTGGCAGCCACATTCCGACATATACGTTACGTTTATGTGCTGCCGAACGTAATTTGTCAATTGAGCGATTTGTTACCATTTTACATAAATAGGCTCTCATATTTTCTATAGATTGAACGTCCTCCATATTATTAAACGATATAAATACGTCATGGACGATATCTTCAGCATCCATAACACTCCCAAGGATTCTATATGCTAACGAAAATAATAATGGTTGATACGCTTCATATAACTGCTCCGTTTCCATGATGAACTGCCTCACTTTCAAATTGCTTTAAAATGTGTAACGCTGCACGTTTCCCGCTTGCTACCGCAGCATCAGCTAATATTTCATCATGCCCAGCCCAATCTCCTGCAACGTAAACACCTGGCATTCCAGGTATATTAGGGCCTGGTTTTTCAACACGGT
It encodes:
- a CDS encoding sigma-70 family RNA polymerase sigma factor — its product is METEQLYEAYQPLLFSLAYRILGSVMDAEDIVHDVFISFNNMEDVQSIENMRAYLCKMVTNRSIDKLRSAAHKRNVYVGMWLPEPFVEEIDDPSESFVMKESISTAYLLLLQQLTEVERVVFILREVFSYDYEEIASIVEKSSVNCRKIFQRARKSILDKPKQSTLSTKKMAAYVEKFVSSLQCGDAQGMLEVLKTDAILKADGGGKVTTAIHPIYSADRIISLFFGIGKKSPVEYVVDFKMVNGAPGVIVNVNNKVTYVLSFTFENEKISNIYMMVNPEKLMHLNVTV
- a CDS encoding toxic anion resistance protein, yielding MTELEKKEPVSIVKDNNVEVVVDTVIKDAELEELNKEADLYVQKLNSEQNTDLSKVLSQLGDLGDKEQQAAGQTLSALKRPVTAMMNGKNEEIPNTLLELRKVVSELDPNSLKATGMKKLMFKVFKKNPLENYVHKYQSIDKQIEEIIRSLLIGRDNLQEDTVGLEMLKEQSHDKIHALDKQVYLGRKLAGMLEAEKQNPERQRDIPLINDALEKILVRTRNMQQAKSVLLQSIASVDIIKKNNEKLSEAIRNAITMTQNVITVSAAIQLALTNQRKTIDAVNATNEAIESMVLSNSQALKQNTEETTKLLENPAISMDKLRESFQNVFAAIEASEKSSERIIESSKKFVIELDTFNDEMKQKLIQRPRK
- a CDS encoding zinc dependent phospholipase C family protein; the protein is MKKITSTLCIAGMTLTILGVAPQSSYAHLDQIDLTDNDPITARWSAEAPYHSDKSTHLWIAKQAIEIMKTESNVEANKQAVDFLNYPQYKDLFSKGLYDADYNAEFNDGGTGIGGVFKGGWKSHFYDPDTKENYRGETNPTALTQGKKYFYESGEHLRNKDYEKAFYYLGVATHYFTDATQPMHAANFTAIDTRAIKYHSYFENYVTTIQNQFAVNTGGNYNDSLSTPEEWIDYAARVAKPEIQNITNDKTFKYYNSGKAQLWQEMVTPAVQRSLGEAQRNTAGFLNLWFKTFTENVKAPSIETALIYDIEGNVIEAGKNYYIVPSESPYQGLTFEWYVANRYDYVLLANNKDNALSGTPIEFEFYKENDAKLHHGESIYLRMKHSNYDQFQYLNWSNYSSWIHLAQKSDSLADFKIQINPDKPTEYNIFTDDYPLNYKNINAEKSWIVLGGKTQKPSSWKFVPFR
- a CDS encoding IS6 family transposase — translated: MEKENVFKWKHYQPDIILLTVRWYLRYNLSFRDLVEMLEERGLSISHTTIMRWVHQYGPELDKRIRRHLKQTNDSWRVDETYIKVKGQWMYLYRAVDSKGNTIDFSLNKTRDQKAAKRFFKKALRSFHVSKPRVITVDKNPAYPIAIEQLKKEKSIPDGMQLRQQKYLNNIVEQDHRFIKKRVRSMLGLKYFETATSILSGVEAMHMIKKEQVDLRDQSIQNQKEFIHQLFGLAA
- a CDS encoding O-methyltransferase, producing MEKMNTLDSLLLQLEQYGEEHDRHKEKREEKLSNISREMGQFLSVLVKGCNAKKILEIGTSNGYSTLWLANAVEETNGNVITVELSSERVGEALGNFERANLTQRIDIHNQEAGAFLDSQVDRSFDFIFLDSERTQYMWWWEHIKRILEPKGFLVIDNATSHAGELAGFIKMIEEDVTFETVLLAFQKGAFVARKNN
- a CDS encoding YrrS family protein, producing the protein MGQGSRFQEKQQNRRKKVIFNIAFTLVLVTVGIVTYQLFSPSDTSKKAIAQEKKATKIEEKKHKEKEAAQLEEKKREEKEAAQLEEKEREEREAALLEEKKREEREAALLEEKQKAEKSVKTSENENKEGEKTASQEKGSQTNSSWKAIGTEQGAKPAMQFKEGTVDWNEMKKAISYAVDVPEGQLIFDFIGNNGENKAYGNVRDKQSNKKYKVDIDWVENQGWKPVSVQVVK
- a CDS encoding DUF3974 domain-containing protein, producing the protein MSFIQGVLLLLGSLLLIAFTVVVLVVYFGRKLYFSWTKPYKRAQDSIEKLSNKSTPFLQEFTQHPLFYRWIRTEGKKEQNTLNTLFCSSGQRTREQVFSMLPKEKQKKVHVMAKTTKKLTNEDIDIATMKVKDFLRQESQQTVKPTDLSFYKLYFYDRYPDALNTIQAYKRSINPSLQRTVDDITISVLNALPYYQEQRMFEQQHKLETFLMKDLTAMLSLVVQLPPSQRPEKEEELKIYLQNFQKEMEVVERDIRDSIDHDLNVKMRAATEKFKNK